One segment of Panicum virgatum strain AP13 chromosome 1K, P.virgatum_v5, whole genome shotgun sequence DNA contains the following:
- the LOC120688947 gene encoding vegetative cell wall protein gp1-like — protein MAVSLVPRRRPGLLAVAQLAVALWLVASTGCLCQPVPSYPTQPVPSYPTYPQPAPSYPTQPEPAPSYPTLPEPSYGAKLARPPPLRRPFPPCIGRRCSPP, from the exons ATGGCCGTGTCGttggtgccgcgccgccgccccggcctcctGGCGGTGGCGCAGCTCGCCGTGGCGCTCTGGCTGGTGGCCTCCACCGGCTGCCTCTGCCAGCCGGTGCCGTCTTACCCCACGCAGCCGGTGCCGTCCTACCCCACCTATCCGCAGCCGGCGCCGTCCTACCCCACGCAGCCGGAGCCGGCGCCGTCATACCCCACCCTGCCGGAGCCCTCCTATGGCGCCAAACTTGCCC GTCCGCCGCCACTACGCCGCCCTTTCCCGCCGTGCATTGGTCGCCGGTGCTCGCCGCCATGA